GCGGACCTCCGTCACAAAGTGCTCACAGTTCCTGAAGAACAAACGATACAGCACAACCTTGCCAATCTGGCTCTCAGCACGCCGGATGATCTCCTCCACAGGGAAAGGCTCGCGGTACTCGTCATACTTGTTGTTGACATCCCAGTCATGTTTTCCAACCGCATCCTCCAAGAGCTCTTTCTTCACCTTCGCCCTTCTAATGACTAATGAAACACTACTGGCTCCCAGTCATGTTTTCCAACCGCATCCTCCAAGAGCTCTTTCTTCACCTTCGCCCTTCTAATGACTAATGAAACACTACTGGCTGATGTGGGGGGGGAATTATCACCTGAGGAAGGTAGGGAGGAGATAAGGCAGGCAGGCAAACCTTCTCTGGCCCGTCCAAAACTTCACATGGCTTTTGGAGTGCTCCTGGAAATCTCATCTACACACACAGGGCCCACatggagcagcacctggaggtAGAAAGAGATCTG
This portion of the Ficedula albicollis isolate OC2 unplaced genomic scaffold, FicAlb1.5 N07738, whole genome shotgun sequence genome encodes:
- the LOC101813671 gene encoding HRAS-like suppressor 3; the protein is GDLIEIKRPFYQHWAIYVGGGYVIHVTPIGDNSPPTSASSVSLVIRRAKVKKELLEDAVGKHDWDVNNKYDEYREPFPVEEIIRRAESQIGKVVLYRLFFRNCEHFVTE